From the genome of Candidatus Cloacimonadota bacterium, one region includes:
- a CDS encoding TonB-dependent receptor, with protein sequence MIRTREVTGKVLMLCALLLCSSAIFAIGGKIVDSDGDPVSSASVSDSRHSTYSREDGSFYLATEADSLHIHRLGFHDRTISTRDLKAPVVLVRDDIVLPSVWVRAIEYRPNSPSLNSSIIHPDTNAGINNSNDLLLQNPAFVTTDTRLSGERQTVSILGSFSRHSLVMLDGVVLNPAGEAFDLSRIPIGQISHIEVIKGNSSVYGGSAAIGGIIHIHTKKADDARAAEAEIYSSMGSFGLYKQAYRLLINRDALSLKAEYMHHTALNNFTYKTPDFWGIEPELEREHNKKTGDSFYAKARYSKDASELSYSINMGSFVRQLPGTINFLDLYDNSKLTGNYAQHNLRGILSHRDFAHELLLWWNRDFSIFTNQGSTNTLAKSHYDQTQQSRGLKLSNNLNLEETKLGVNAEYSTVDYDYFNRLSNIKTTGERDNSAIAVQAQQVWYPGIMSYKALGAFRADYCEDKVQPSWRLEQELQVPLGFELTIGGYVGTAYSQPSLFDMYWIGDSETQGNPNLKSESSFGYNMYAEANTGKARWKIAYYQNLVENLIQWRQYYLNGISWKPFNVGKARIRNYEFETQMQISRLLKVNAGVTFTDAKDVARNSGGIPSPSYNKKLVYTPAMKAVAMLNFGNDIRGCSLQYNYTGEQYSTVDNMIAPLKGFDTLDTAGFYRIGLRFIDIRCDLRVNNILNKMYEIYAYTPQPGINWETGISISTKNYRAKEQVAYEP encoded by the coding sequence ATGATACGGACGCGAGAAGTTACAGGCAAAGTATTGATGCTATGTGCATTACTGCTTTGTTCTAGTGCCATCTTTGCCATAGGGGGCAAAATTGTGGATTCCGATGGAGATCCCGTCTCATCAGCCAGTGTTTCAGATTCCCGGCACAGCACATACAGCCGGGAGGACGGAAGCTTCTATCTGGCTACAGAAGCGGATTCACTTCATATTCATCGCCTGGGCTTTCATGATCGCACCATTAGTACGAGAGACCTGAAAGCACCGGTAGTTCTGGTTCGAGACGACATTGTATTGCCTTCTGTGTGGGTACGAGCTATCGAATACCGTCCCAACAGCCCTTCGTTAAATTCCAGCATCATTCATCCGGACACCAATGCCGGAATCAATAACAGCAACGATCTATTGCTGCAGAATCCCGCTTTTGTAACCACTGATACGAGGTTGAGCGGGGAACGGCAGACGGTGTCCATCTTGGGCAGTTTTAGCCGTCACAGCTTGGTGATGCTGGATGGTGTGGTGCTGAATCCCGCTGGAGAAGCATTTGACCTTAGCCGGATACCAATTGGTCAGATCAGTCATATCGAAGTAATAAAAGGTAATTCATCCGTGTATGGAGGATCTGCAGCAATTGGCGGCATCATCCACATTCACACCAAAAAAGCTGACGATGCCAGAGCCGCGGAAGCCGAAATCTATAGTAGTATGGGGTCATTTGGATTGTACAAGCAGGCTTACAGGTTATTGATCAACCGGGATGCGCTCTCACTGAAAGCAGAGTATATGCATCACACGGCATTGAACAACTTTACTTACAAGACTCCGGATTTTTGGGGGATAGAGCCGGAACTGGAAAGAGAGCACAACAAAAAAACTGGTGACAGCTTCTATGCCAAAGCACGGTATTCCAAGGATGCGTCAGAGCTGAGCTACAGCATCAATATGGGCAGCTTTGTCCGGCAATTACCGGGGACTATAAACTTCCTGGATTTATATGATAACTCCAAACTCACAGGAAACTATGCCCAGCATAACCTGCGGGGCATATTGTCGCATCGGGATTTCGCCCATGAGTTGCTGTTGTGGTGGAATAGGGATTTTAGCATCTTCACAAATCAAGGTTCCACAAATACACTGGCGAAAAGTCATTATGATCAGACGCAGCAGAGCCGGGGCTTGAAGCTGAGTAACAATCTGAATCTGGAAGAAACCAAGCTCGGCGTAAACGCGGAATATAGTACAGTGGATTATGATTACTTCAATAGACTGAGCAACATCAAAACAACCGGTGAACGAGACAATTCTGCCATCGCCGTACAAGCCCAGCAGGTATGGTATCCCGGCATCATGAGCTACAAGGCCCTGGGAGCATTCCGGGCGGACTATTGTGAAGATAAAGTGCAGCCGAGCTGGAGATTGGAGCAAGAACTGCAAGTACCTCTGGGATTTGAGCTTACTATAGGTGGATATGTGGGAACGGCATATTCTCAGCCCTCACTCTTTGATATGTATTGGATCGGGGATAGTGAGACCCAGGGCAATCCGAACTTGAAGAGCGAAAGCTCATTCGGCTACAACATGTATGCAGAGGCAAATACCGGTAAAGCACGCTGGAAAATAGCCTATTACCAAAACCTGGTGGAAAATCTGATCCAATGGAGACAGTATTACCTGAATGGGATAAGCTGGAAGCCCTTTAATGTGGGCAAGGCAAGGATTCGGAACTATGAGTTTGAAACACAAATGCAGATTAGCCGCCTTCTGAAGGTAAACGCCGGAGTCACTTTCACCGATGCCAAAGATGTGGCAAGAAATTCTGGTGGCATACCATCGCCGTCTTATAATAAGAAACTGGTATATACTCCGGCGATGAAGGCAGTAGCTATGCTGAACTTTGGTAACGACATACGTGGCTGCTCTTTGCAATATAACTATACCGGCGAACAATATAGCACAGTCGATAACATGATCGCCCCGCTGAAAGGCTTTGATACTCTGGATACTGCTGGATTCTACCGGATTGGGCTGCGGTTTATCGATATCCGCTGTGACCTGAGAGTAAACAATATCCTAAATAAAATGTACGAAATCTATGCCTACACTCCACAACCCGGAATCAACTGGGAAACGGGGATATCGATCTCCACAAAGAACTATCGGGCAAAGGAGCAGGTGGCGTACGAACCATAG